From a region of the Zerene cesonia ecotype Mississippi chromosome 11, Zerene_cesonia_1.1, whole genome shotgun sequence genome:
- the LOC119829959 gene encoding uncharacterized protein LOC119829959 yields the protein MGRISPILIAFLFGLTAQTIASSDDRFIKKYAMMKIYESCFGPEVVKQIRREMKDAYAKCSTPPSFEEPPNQQIPSILFGKLPPGFAIDPSTQTITKPTDGAVHNQENELPNQEKLHTQKIPFNVLPLRSQSPFPPQPIPPYMIPNPQFRPFSAASPFYQVPYNPMLYPPGLYNPYAYQQPVPQGFYQQPYFATNRMSRDLDLRDRLDMISRPSAGKVRNITCVMQELGYIDHNLEPNYEQITQRISNLPVASDLKGDIQDGLQFCQKFSQCVPDLKRDVAPLSQELIKPMFFFRCYKHKKLEACIMKDIRERFTSEDDLETDGDFRSLGRSSRSVRDETLNDPRFDALDEMAVYLYDYLSGGNGLDYDLYL from the exons ATGGGACGAATATCACCAATATTAATAGCCTTCCTTTTCGGCCTAACAGCCCAAACTATAGCCAGCAGTGATGAtagatttattaagaaatatgcAATGATGAAG ATTTATGAAAGTTGCTTTGGTCCGGAAGTGGTCAAACAAATAAGACGAGAAATGAAAGACGCGTATGCAAAATGCTCTACACCGCCATCTTTTGAGGAACCACCGAACCAACAGATACCTTCTATATTGTTCGGCAAACTGCCACCAGGCTTCGCAATAGACCCGAGCACGCAAACCATAACAAAGCCAACAGATGGCGCTGTACATAATCAAGAAAATGAATTGCCGAATCAAGAAAAATTGCACACTCAAAAAATTCCATTCAACGTTTTACCACTAAGGTCACAATCG CCATTCCCACCACAACCGATTCCTCCATATATGATTCCCAATCCCCAATTCCGGCCATTCAGCGCTGCCTCCCCCTTCTACCAAGTCCCTTACAACCCGATGCTGTACCCCCCAGGATTATACAATCCCTATGCCTACCAGCAACCTGTGCCTCAAGGGTTTTATCAACAACCATACTTCGCAACTAACAGGATGTCt CGGGACTTGGACCTGCGCGACCGCCTCGACATGATCTCCCGGCCCAGCGCTGGCAAGGTCCGTAACATCACGTGCGTGATGCAGGAGCTCGGCTACATAGACCACAACCTGGAGCCGAACTACGAGCAGATTACGCAGAGAATCAGCAACCTGCCCGTGGCCAGCGACCTGAAGGGCGACATACAGGACGGCTTGCAGTTCTGTCAGAAGTTCTCG CAATGTGTGCCAGACCTCAAACGTGACGTGGCGCCTTTATCCCAAGAACTAATAAAGCCCATGTTCTTCTTCAGATGTTATAAG CACAAGAAGTTAGAAGCGTGTATAATGAAAGACATTCGCGAGAGGTTTACAAGCGAAGATGATCTGGAGACTGATGGAGATTTTAg gtCATTGGGCAGATCTTCAAGGTCTGTGAGGGACGAAACCCTGAATGACCCCAGATTCGACGCTCTCGACGAAATGgcggtatatttatatgactaCCTCAGTGGAGGGAACGGTCTCGACTATgacttatatttgtaa